In Limibacter armeniacum, a single window of DNA contains:
- a CDS encoding YoaK family protein, producing MLRKYSSFRSLSDNIKLGSLTAFSAGMVNVISVIAFFAFTSNVTGHYAILAQEIAKGNWYQAAIVFVWISLFFLGNFASNLMIIHNNKQEDRYKAHALPLAVEILCLLGVGLYMQFYYSETLQETETLVAILLFAMGLQNGLTASISNSAVKTTHLTGLTTDLGILFSMFTKKEFRSDKALLDKARLLLCIMVSYMTGGIISGVIYYELNSMAFFVVCFVLCIVMFYDYYHLKVTKGKGSSAGLVHEQLTGATLEAQKGNI from the coding sequence ATGCTCAGAAAATATAGCAGCTTTAGGTCGCTTTCAGACAATATAAAACTAGGTTCCCTGACAGCATTTTCGGCAGGTATGGTCAATGTGATCTCCGTGATCGCATTTTTTGCTTTTACCTCCAACGTGACGGGGCACTATGCGATTTTGGCACAGGAAATCGCAAAAGGGAATTGGTATCAGGCGGCAATTGTGTTTGTCTGGATCTCCCTTTTCTTCTTGGGGAACTTTGCCTCTAACCTGATGATTATTCACAATAATAAACAGGAAGATAGGTATAAGGCACATGCGTTGCCTTTGGCAGTAGAGATACTTTGCCTGTTAGGAGTCGGTTTGTACATGCAGTTTTATTATTCGGAGACGCTTCAGGAAACCGAAACACTAGTAGCGATACTACTATTTGCAATGGGATTACAGAATGGCTTGACTGCAAGCATTTCCAATTCGGCAGTAAAAACCACTCACCTGACAGGGCTTACCACAGATTTAGGAATCCTCTTTTCGATGTTTACCAAGAAAGAGTTTAGGTCAGATAAGGCTTTGCTTGACAAAGCGCGATTGCTGCTCTGCATTATGGTATCGTATATGACAGGAGGGATTATCTCAGGGGTGATCTATTATGAGTTAAACAGCATGGCGTTTTTCGTCGTATGTTTTGTGCTGTGCATCGTCATGTTCTATGATTATTACCACCTGAAGGTCACTAAAGGTAAAGGCTCAAGCGCCGGACTTGTCCATGAACAGCTTACCGGTGCTACACTCGAAGCACAAAAAGGAAATATTTAG
- a CDS encoding Crp/Fnr family transcriptional regulator produces MEKLKEAILKHHHIEQDILDDFVQYWEVVDFSKNAIISEQGKTDNYLYFTVSGCQKAYYLNNGKESIISFTQPNHFTCAPESFLTQKPSKYYFQCIHDSSFYRISYQHFKRQVDKHVALQYFLTNSLMGLVNNITDRFIKQATYSISMKFVDFMHEHGNLINHIPQKDIANFLNINPTNFSKLINSVKVE; encoded by the coding sequence ATGGAAAAATTAAAAGAAGCCATCCTAAAGCACCATCATATAGAACAGGATATACTAGATGATTTTGTTCAGTATTGGGAAGTTGTTGATTTCTCTAAAAATGCGATTATCTCGGAGCAAGGAAAAACCGACAACTACCTTTATTTTACGGTAAGTGGTTGTCAAAAAGCTTATTACCTAAACAACGGAAAGGAAAGCATCATATCATTCACCCAACCCAATCATTTTACCTGTGCGCCTGAGTCATTTCTGACGCAAAAGCCATCCAAGTATTACTTTCAGTGTATCCATGATAGCTCTTTTTACAGAATCTCCTACCAGCATTTTAAGCGTCAGGTAGATAAACATGTCGCTTTGCAATACTTCTTGACAAACTCACTAATGGGACTGGTCAACAACATTACTGACAGGTTTATCAAGCAGGCAACCTATTCTATTTCCATGAAGTTTGTTGATTTCATGCATGAACATGGCAATCTAATAAATCATATTCCTCAGAAGGATATCGCCAATTTCCTGAATATTAACCCAACGAACTTTTCTAAGTTGATCAACTCCGTAAAGGTTGAGTAA
- a CDS encoding NAD(P)-dependent alcohol dehydrogenase, translated as MRQVNYSKYGDSSVLKVTETQAPSITGKDQVLVEVHYSSLNAIDWKNRKGDFRFVSGWFHPRTKQGFDVYGIVVDKSENLKDISIGDKVVGELGNFSGGALSERVMLTKNQFVKVIGNLPEEQLGGLAMAGSTAWQALFENAHLKKGDKVLINGGSSGVGHLAIQLAKAHGAVVTSVSSTKNLDFCKALGADKVIDYTKEDFTTLNEKFDIIFDVVFNASFSKVKGILSENGTYIGTTPSPTLIFDIMRGRQAKFVAVKPNTIALSEMIALMEKGLLKVHVDKVFDMDNIVEAHKQMEQSRTRGKLIIKVKN; from the coding sequence ATGAGACAGGTAAATTATTCAAAATATGGCGACAGCAGTGTTTTAAAAGTGACAGAAACGCAAGCGCCTTCCATAACAGGTAAAGACCAGGTATTGGTAGAAGTCCATTATTCATCATTGAATGCCATTGACTGGAAAAATAGAAAAGGAGACTTCCGCTTTGTTAGTGGGTGGTTTCATCCAAGGACAAAACAGGGATTTGATGTGTATGGCATTGTGGTGGACAAGTCAGAAAACCTAAAGGATATCAGTATTGGTGATAAGGTAGTAGGTGAACTCGGTAATTTTTCGGGAGGTGCGTTAAGTGAAAGGGTGATGCTGACAAAAAATCAATTTGTAAAGGTCATTGGTAACTTGCCTGAAGAACAACTGGGCGGATTGGCGATGGCAGGTTCTACAGCGTGGCAGGCACTTTTTGAAAATGCACACCTCAAAAAAGGGGATAAGGTGCTAATCAATGGAGGGAGCAGTGGCGTAGGCCATTTGGCAATTCAGTTAGCAAAAGCACATGGAGCAGTCGTTACCTCAGTGTCCAGTACAAAAAATCTGGACTTTTGTAAGGCATTGGGCGCAGACAAAGTCATAGATTATACGAAAGAAGATTTTACCACCTTGAATGAAAAATTTGATATCATATTTGATGTGGTATTCAATGCTTCGTTTTCAAAGGTGAAAGGAATTCTATCTGAAAATGGTACCTACATTGGAACCACTCCTTCCCCAACATTGATCTTTGATATAATGAGAGGAAGGCAAGCGAAATTTGTGGCCGTGAAGCCTAATACAATTGCTCTAAGTGAAATGATAGCCTTAATGGAAAAAGGCTTATTGAAAGTCCATGTTGATAAAGTTTTCGATATGGATAATATAGTCGAGGCACATAAACAGATGGAGCAATCAAGAACAAGGGGGAAATTGATCATTAAGGTGAAAAACTAA
- a CDS encoding GrpB family protein — protein sequence MEKRLEELTKQEWDTLFPVELVEYNPRWKLTFDTEQQKIIEKIGAKVIRVEHVGSTSIPNIYAKPYIDISIEISKKDLFNDVLISGLTALGYHYFRQAGNGSDYMVFVKGYKLNGDKAQIFHIHMCPSGHEMLNQISFRDYLRAHTKRAKEYEQLKLDLASKFRNDRVGYRMAKDGFVEETMKLIERRGKA from the coding sequence ATGGAGAAAAGATTAGAAGAGCTGACAAAACAAGAATGGGATACACTTTTTCCTGTGGAATTGGTGGAGTATAATCCACGGTGGAAACTAACATTTGACACTGAGCAGCAAAAGATAATAGAAAAAATTGGGGCTAAAGTTATTAGGGTGGAGCATGTAGGAAGTACTTCAATACCTAATATTTACGCTAAACCATATATTGATATTTCAATTGAGATATCAAAGAAGGATTTGTTTAATGATGTCCTTATAAGTGGACTTACAGCGCTGGGCTATCACTATTTCAGACAAGCAGGAAATGGGTCAGACTATATGGTATTTGTGAAAGGGTATAAGTTAAATGGAGATAAGGCGCAAATATTCCACATTCATATGTGCCCGTCAGGTCATGAAATGCTGAATCAAATATCTTTTCGTGACTACTTAAGAGCCCATACAAAAAGAGCGAAAGAATATGAACAATTGAAACTGGATCTAGCCTCCAAATTCAGAAATGATCGAGTAGGGTACCGAATGGCCAAGGATGGATTTGTTGAAGAAACAATGAAGCTTATAGAGCGAAGAGGTAAGGCTTAA
- a CDS encoding universal stress protein, with protein sequence MKQVEKILVPTDFTVKSLNLVREAIEHSSAPQLEIVLAHAYLPSSITDLLFFSKSRLIEKLSNKEFTEACKLIKSKYDTRIHAMYVDILSSNHASYLNNYLEGNKIDEVYLPENMEMKPTTTDSIDLVPILRKCRHTTVMIPLPKSLVFIPNRVNQVSDLFQ encoded by the coding sequence ATGAAACAGGTAGAGAAAATATTAGTCCCGACAGACTTTACGGTAAAATCACTTAATCTTGTTCGTGAAGCGATCGAGCATTCGTCAGCACCGCAGCTGGAGATCGTCTTGGCGCACGCTTACCTTCCAAGTTCAATTACAGACTTATTATTTTTCTCTAAGAGTAGGCTGATAGAAAAGTTATCCAATAAGGAGTTTACGGAAGCATGCAAGCTGATCAAAAGCAAGTATGATACACGTATCCATGCCATGTATGTGGATATACTGTCCAGTAATCATGCTTCTTACTTGAACAACTATTTGGAAGGTAACAAGATCGATGAAGTCTACCTGCCTGAGAATATGGAGATGAAACCAACTACAACGGATAGTATTGATCTGGTGCCTATCCTAAGGAAGTGCAGGCATACGACGGTGATGATTCCGTTACCCAAAAGCTTGGTATTTATCCCAAACAGGGTCAATCAGGTTTCTGACCTGTTTCAGTAA